One Punica granatum isolate Tunisia-2019 chromosome 3, ASM765513v2, whole genome shotgun sequence genomic window carries:
- the LOC116198685 gene encoding WRKY transcription factor WRKY24-like yields MERKIPNVSWGFLGPESRTSSRALSPPPISPSSYFTVPPGLVSPVDFMDSAMLFPTSNDASSPSFGDFAGEGFNWRSNYSGNLQQSVKGEDRNFGELSCQVQARPSSSMISVEVSSSSSKAPEPWNYPKSSSQFDFSSEKKAETSGINPVQGQANPQSRAPQPFHSYYTRDPKKTDDGYNWRKYGQKQVKGSENPRSYYKCTFPNCQTKKKVETSLDGHVTEIVYKGTHSHPKPQSNRRNAFQSIQPNSLEKVLDQSVQMRADSDYNIAHQDSSDSIGDGEFEPDSRVVNAGGGDEEGESDSKRRKGETEYESFSAHGNSMVREPKVIVQTMSEIDILDDGYRWRKYGQKVVKGNHNPRSYYKCTSTGCPVRKHVERASHDMRAVITTYEGKHNHDVPAARGSGSHMLNRPQPSSFNTIAPSPLRPSTVAGSANHKANYIGSVSNLRPQGSASSTQSVLEMLQNPNTFAFTSGMPTDFI; encoded by the exons ATGGAAAGGAAGATACCAAATGTCAGTTGGGGATTCCTGGGTCCCGAGTCCCGAACTTCTTCGCGCGCTCTGTCTCCTCCTCCGATTTCTCCATCTTCTTACTTCACCGTCCCGCCTGGCCTAGTCAGCCCGGTTGATTTCATGGACTCCGCCATGCTGTTTCCCACTTCCAACGAT GCTTCATCTCCTAGTTTTGGAGATTTCGCGGGTGAGGGCTTCAACTGGAGGAGCAATTACAGTGGGAACCTGCAGCAGAGTGTCAAAGGGGAGGACCGGAACTTCGGAGAGCTTTCATGTCAAGTCCAGGCAAGACCTTCTTCAAGCATGATCTCAGTG GAggtatcatcatcatcttctaaaGCCCCTGAACCGTGGAACTACCCCAAGTCTTCATCACAATTTGACTTCTCGTCAGAGAAGAAGGCAGAAACATCGGGAATCAATCCGGTTCAGGGCCAAGCAAATCCTCAATCAAGAGCCCCTCAACCATTTCACAGTTACTACACCCGCGATCCGAAGAAAACAGATGATGGTTACAACTGGCGGAAGTACGGGCAAAAGCAGGTCAAAGGTAGTGAGAACCCGCGTAGCTACTACAAGTGCACATTCCCGAATTGCCAGACCAAGAAGAAGGTTGAGACATCGTTGGACGGGCATGTGACCGAGATCGTGTACAAAGGGACTCACAGCCATCCCAAGCCACAGTCTAACAGGAGAAATGCATTTCAGTCAATTCAGCCGAACAGTTTGGAGAAAGTTTTGGATCAGTCTGTTCAGATGAGAGCAGACTCGGATTATAACATTGCGCATCAAGATTCGTCGGATTCAATCGGGGATGGAGAGTTTGAGCCTGACTCTCGTGTGGTTAATGCTGGTGGAGGTGACGAGGAAGGTGAAAGCGACTCCAAAAGAAG GAAGGGTGAGACCGAGTATGAGAGCTTTTCGGCCCACGGGAACAGCATGGTGAGAGAACCGAAAGTCATAGTTCAAACAATGAGTGAAATCGACATTCTTGACGATGGTTATCGGTGGAGAAAGTACGGCCAAAAAGTAGTGAAGGGAAACCACAACCCAAG AAGCTACTACAAATGTACATCCACAGGATGCCCTGTTCGTAAGCATGTGGAGCGAGCATCTCATGATATGCGGGCCGTGATCACCACATATGAAGGGAAGCATAACCACGACGTTCCAGCAGCACGGGGCAGTGGCAGCCATATGTTGAATAGACCCCAACCGTCTAGTTTCAATACCATTGCTCCATCCCCACTTAGACCGTCAACGGTCGCGGGCAGTGCGAATCATAAAGCTAACTACATAGGTTCAGTCAGCAATCTGAGGCCACAGGGATCTGCAAGTAGCACGCAGTCCGTGTTAGAAATGTTGCAGAATCCAAACacttttgcatttacttctgGAATGCCAACTGACTTCATATAA
- the LOC116201350 gene encoding 1-aminocyclopropane-1-carboxylate oxidase homolog 4-like yields MNHQEHYDRAAEVKRFEDSKLGVKGLVDSGLDSIPRFFIHSQDTLSDLRPGRPGPDLIPTIDLSGVDSDRRPDIVEQISLACRELGFYRIVNHGVPVEILDRTIGAVKAFHEQPMEEKARVYRREMETGVSFFSNVDLFQSKAASWRDTLQIRLGPTPAVMEQIPQVCRSEVVEWDRHIRQLGSLLMGLLSQGLGLDAGRLEELTCLGTRVMVGHFYPHCPQPDLTVGIASHTDPGVVTVLLQDQIGGLQVKYEEEWLDVKPVPGALVINVGDIFQIISNDQYKSVEHRVLANPSKDPRVSIAVFCNPSNRENSFGPLPELLSPQNPAQFRQFTFADYMRRFFTKELDGKSLVNYYRV; encoded by the exons ATGAATCATCAAGAGCATTACGATCGAGCGGCGGAGGTCAAGCGGTTCGAAGACTCGAAGCTCGGGGTAAAGGGTCTGGTCGACTCAGGCCTCGACTCAATCCCTCGCTTCTTCATCCACTCGCAGGACACCCTGTCCGACCTACGACCAGGGCGGCCAGGACCGGATCTGATCCCGACCATCGACCTGTCCGGAGTTGATTCCGACCGGCGCCCGGATATCGTTGAACAGATATCACTCGCCTGCCGGGAGCTGGGCTTCTATCGGATAGTCAACCATGGGGTGCCCGTCGAGATCCTGGACCGTACGATCGGTGCGGTCAAGGCGTTCCACGAGCAACCGATGGAGGAGAAGGCGCGGGTTTACAGAAGGGAGATGGAAACGGGAGTTTCGTTCTTCTCCAATGTTGACTTGTTTCAATCCAAGGCGGCCAGCTGGAG GGACACACTACAGATAAGGCTTGGCCCCACGCCCGCTGTCATGGAACAAATCCCGCAGGTGTGCCGGAGCGAGGTGGTCGAGTGGGACCGGCATATTCGGCAGCTTGGATCGCTCTTGATGGGGCTGCTGAGCCAAGGGCTGGGATTGGATGCGGGCAGGTTAGAAGAGCTCACGTGCTTGGGGACTAGGGTCATGGTGGGCCACTTCTACCCCCACTGTCCCCAACCCGATCTAACGGTCGGAATTGCATCTCATACGGACCCAGGAGTGGTTACGGTGCTCTTGCAGGACCAGATCGGAGGGCTTCAGGTCAAGTACGAAGAGGAGTGGTTGGACGTCAAGCCTGTCCCCGGAGCATTGGTTATCAACGTCGGGGACATCTTTCAG ATTATATCCAACGACCAATACAAAAGTGTGGAGCATCGGGTGTTAGCAAACCCATCAAAGGATCCAAGAGTTTCAATTGCGGTATTTTGCAACCCAAGCAATCGAGAGAATTCATTTGGGCCATTGCCAGAACTACTCTCCCCTCAGAACCCTGCTCAATTTCGGCAATTCACATTCGCTGACTACATGAGGAGATTCTTCACAAAGGAATTAGATGGCAAATCCTTAGTGAACTACTACAGGGTTTAA
- the LOC116200480 gene encoding secreted RxLR effector protein 161-like: protein MANNPYASSISNLLYAQVCTRPNIAFVMGMLGRYQSTPGMDRWKAAKKVMRYLKGTKDYMLMYGQMDVLEVVGNSDSDFASCVDSRKSTSRYIFMMASGAISWRSSKQTLTATSTTKVEFVACFKATSHGVWLKSFISGLRIVDSIARPLKIYYDNSAAVQLAKNYRSGS from the coding sequence ATGGCAAACAACCCATATGCTTCGTCTATTAGTAACCTTTTGTATGCTCAAGTTTGTACGAGGCCTAATATTGCATTTGTTATGGGAATGTTAGGAAGATATCAGAGTACTCCAGGAATGGACCGCTGGAAGGCGGCAAAGAAAGTCATGAGGTATCTGAAAGGGACCAAGGATTACATGCTCATGTATGGACAGATGGATGTTCTTGAGGTGGTAGGCAACTCTGACTCTGACTTCGCTAGTTGTGTCGACTCTCGGAAATCGACCTCAAGATACATCTTTATGATGGCCAGCGGAGCTATTTCATGGAGAAGCTCGAAGCAGACTTTGACTGCTACATCTACCACTAAGGTTGAGTTCGTTGCTTGCTTTAAGGCTACCTCACATGGTGTGTGGTTGAAGAGTTTCATCTCAGGGCTTAGAATTGTTGATTCTATTGCTAGGCCATTAAAGATATACTATGATAATTCGGCTGCCGTACAATTGGCTAAGAACTACAGAAGTGGAAGTTGA